In Monodelphis domestica isolate mMonDom1 chromosome 3, mMonDom1.pri, whole genome shotgun sequence, the following proteins share a genomic window:
- the LOC130458045 gene encoding mas-related G-protein coupled receptor member X1-like produces MAESPTAEQLESVLDTTVLTSTNWSLDPLTEAARKSVSLSWTEILSLVIALVGLVRNSIVLWLLGFRTRRSPFSVYILNLAAADALFLGSHFVLCMWVIVGDLNLLVLMLLGPCLLNMSYCMGLSLLAAISTEHCLSVLFPLWYRCHRPKHMSAAVCAFLWALPGLYWGVYVALYFPNKNTFYDLYFDLNLVQFGWFSLLTCVLGVSSLMLVLRVQCSSQRMRPPRLYFLVLLTVLVFLLCGLPWGFFYAVWIFSRFPLMFYELSRLLACVNSSANPFIYFFLSSQWRRRGREPLRVVF; encoded by the coding sequence ATGGCTGAGTCTCCCACAGCTGAGCAGCTGGAATCTGTTCTGGACACCACAGTGCTGACAAGTACAAATTGGAGCTTAGATCCTCTGACTGAGGCAGCTAGAAAATCTGTCTCACTCTCCTGGACAGAGATCCTCTCCCTGGTCATTGCCCTGGTCGGGCTGGTGCGGAACAGCATCGTCCTGTGGCTGCTGGGCTTCCGCACCCGGAGGAGCCCCTTCtctgtctacatcctcaacctGGCCGCGGCCGACGCCCTCTTCCTTGGCAGCCACTTTGTGTTGTGCATGTGGGTAATTGTTGGAGATTTAAACCTTCTTGTCCTGATGCTGCTAGGGCCCTGCCTCCTAAACATGTCCTACTGTATGGGTTTGAGCCTGCTGGCGGCGATCAGCACCGAGCACTGCCTCTCTGTGCTCTTCCCCCTCTGGTACAGATGTCACCGGCCCAAGCACATGTCTGCGGCTGTGTGCGCCTTCCTATGGGCTCTGCCTGGCCTGTATTGGGGAGTATATGTGGCTCTTTATTTCCCGAACAAGAACACCTTCTATGATCTCTACTTCGATCTCAACTTGGTCCAGTTCGGCtggttctccctcctcacctgtGTGCTGGGCGTGTCCAGCCTGATGCTGGTGCTGAGGGTCCAGTGCAGCTCCCAGCGCATGCGCCCACCAAGGCTCTACTTCCTGGTGCTGCTCACAGTCCTCGTGTTCCTGCTCTGCGGCCTGCCCTGGGGTTTTTTTTATGCAGTTTGGATTTTTAGCCGCTTCCCTTTAATGTTTTATGAGCTCTCCAGGCTCCTGGCCTGTGTGAACAGCAGCGCAAACCCTTTCATTTACTTCTTCCTGAGCAGCCAATGGCGTAGAAGAGGGAGGGAGCCTCTCAGGGTGGTCTTCTGa